A single genomic interval of Porphyromonas sp. oral taxon 275 harbors:
- the ruvB gene encoding Holliday junction branch migration DNA helicase RuvB → MPYPDSFDIRNQEVLPQEEQDIDKALRPLSFASFSGQDKAVENLKVFVQAAKLRSDALDHVLLYGPPGLGKTTLSHIIASELGVGIKVTSGPVLDKPGDLAGLLTSLEPNDVLFIDEIHRLSPVVEEYLYSAMEDYRIDIMLDKGPSARSIQIDLNPFTLVGATTRSGLLTAPLRARFGINLHLEYYDVQTLAGIVLRSAELLGSPCDTSAAVEVASRSRGTPRIANALLRRVRDFAQVKGDGRIDQAIASYALEALNIDRYGLDYIDNKLLGVIIDKFAGGPVGLSTIATALGEDSGTIEEVYEPFLIKEGFIKRTPRGREATDLAYSHLGRTPRVRPASIFFDEE, encoded by the coding sequence ATGCCCTATCCCGATAGCTTCGACATACGCAATCAAGAGGTGCTCCCGCAGGAGGAGCAAGATATAGACAAGGCGCTACGCCCGCTGTCCTTCGCTAGCTTCAGCGGTCAAGACAAGGCCGTGGAGAATCTCAAGGTCTTCGTCCAAGCCGCTAAGCTGCGCTCCGACGCACTAGACCACGTCCTGCTGTATGGCCCTCCGGGGCTGGGCAAGACGACCCTCTCACACATCATCGCCTCGGAGCTCGGGGTCGGCATCAAGGTGACCTCAGGCCCAGTGCTCGATAAGCCTGGGGATCTCGCGGGGCTCTTGACCTCCCTCGAGCCCAACGATGTGCTCTTCATCGACGAGATCCATCGCCTCAGTCCCGTCGTAGAGGAGTACCTCTACTCCGCCATGGAGGACTACCGCATCGATATCATGCTGGACAAGGGCCCCAGTGCTCGCTCCATACAGATCGACCTCAATCCCTTCACCCTCGTCGGAGCCACGACGCGTAGCGGCCTCTTGACGGCGCCCCTGCGAGCCCGCTTCGGCATCAACCTCCACCTCGAGTACTACGATGTACAGACGCTGGCGGGGATCGTCCTACGCTCGGCCGAGCTCCTCGGTAGCCCTTGTGATACGAGCGCTGCCGTCGAGGTGGCCTCACGTAGCCGCGGGACGCCGCGTATCGCCAACGCCCTGCTGCGCCGCGTCCGTGACTTCGCTCAGGTCAAGGGCGACGGACGCATCGACCAAGCCATCGCCAGCTATGCCCTCGAGGCCCTGAATATCGACCGCTACGGCCTGGACTATATAGACAACAAGCTACTGGGTGTCATCATCGATAAGTTCGCGGGCGGTCCCGTCGGTCTGAGCACGATCGCCACGGCGCTCGGTGAGGACTCGGGGACGATCGAGGAGGTCTACGAGCCCTTCCTCATCAAGGAGGGCTTCATCAAGCGCACGCCTCGCGGCCGTGAGGCGACAGACCTCGCCTACAGCCACCTCGGGCGTACGCCCCGTGTACGACCAGCCAGCATCTTCTTCGACGAGGAGTAG